The following coding sequences are from one Rutidosis leptorrhynchoides isolate AG116_Rl617_1_P2 chromosome 11, CSIRO_AGI_Rlap_v1, whole genome shotgun sequence window:
- the LOC139877504 gene encoding cytochrome P450 94C1-like, which produces MMIEYPSVLAMFILFVSIVSCTLFYTKTWFHCKCETCQAYITSSWSLEFDNLCDWYTHLLKNSPTNTIHIHVLGNIITSNHQCVEYMLKTQFENYPKGKPFSAILGDFLGQGIFNVDGDSWRFQRKMACLELGKMSMRSHAFEVVHHEINQRLVPYISLISQKEHEILDLQDIFRRFSFDVICKFSFGYDPKCLEESLPMSDLAISFDLASQLSAQRAMNLSPWVWKIKRMLNVGNEKKLKESIKMVNMFAQEVIGQRSKLGSYSKHEDLLSRFMDTTKDPNYLQDIVISFLLAGRDTVASALTGLFWVLAQHPNIVAAVRAEALMVTQRHKVLTRFEQLCELHYLQAVVYEGMRLFPPIQFNSKFSQQNDIFPDGTFIKKGTRVMYHPYAMGRMETIWGSDCLDFKPERWLKDGIFVQDSSFKYPVFQAGFRMCLGKEMALIEIKSVVLSLFQRFDIKLATPSVLTPRFSPGLTATFAGGLPVRVSEKAGHLLPKIDNML; this is translated from the coding sequence ATGATGATCGAATATCCATCCGTTTTAGCAATGTTTATATTATTTGTTTCTATAGTTTCTTGTACCTTATTCTATACTAAAACTTGGTTTCATTGCAAGTGTGAAACATGTCAAGCTTACATCACCTCAAGTTGGTCACTAGAGTTTGATAATCTTTGTGATTGGTACACTCATCTTCTAAAAAACTCACCTACAAATACCATACACATACATGTTCTTGGTAACATTATAACATCAAACCATCAATGTGTAGAGTACATGCTCAAAACCCAGTTTGAAAATTACCCTAAAGGGAAACCTTTCTCAGCAATTTTGGGTGATTTCTTGGGTCAAGGTATTTTTAATGTCGATGGCGATTCATGGAGGTTTCAAAGAAAAATGGCGTGTCTTGAGCTTGGAAAGATGTCAATGAGATCCCATGCTTTTGAAGTTGTTCATCATGAGATTAATCAAAGACTTGTACCTTATATATCTTTAATATCACAAAAAGAACATGAGATATTGGACTTGCAAGACATTTTTCGGAGGTTTTCTTTTGATGTTATTTGCAAGTTTTCATTTGGGTATGATCCAAAGTGTTTGGAGGAGTCGCTACCCATGTCGGATTTGGCTATCTCGTTTGATCTTGCATCACAATTGTCGGCTCAAAGAGCGATGAATCTGTCACCATGGGTGTGGAAGATCAAGAGGATGCTCAATGTTGGAAATGAAAAGAAGCTTAAAGAATCAATCAAGATGGTAAATATGTTTGCACAAGAAGTAATTGGACAAAGAAGCAAATTAGGATCTTATTCTAAACATGAAGATCTTCTTTCAAGATTCATGGATACAACAAAAGATCCTAATTATCTTCAAGATATTGTCATAAGTTTTTTATTAGCAGGACGTGACACTGTCGCGTCCGCACTAACTGGATTATTTTGGGTGTTAGCCCAACACCCAAACATAGTAGCTGCGGTTAGGGCTGAAGCCCTAATGGTAACACAACGGCACAAAGTGTTAACACGCTTTGAGCAGTTGTGTGAACTCCACTACTTACAAGCAGTCGTTTACGAAGGAATGAGATTATTTCCACCAATCCAATTCAATTCCAAGTTTAGTCAACAAAATGATATCTTTCCGGACGGCACATTTATCAAGAAAGGTACACGAGTAATGTACCATCCGTATGCAATGGGCCGAATGGAGACCATTTGGGGTTCCGATTGTTTAGATTTCAAACCCGAAAGATGGTTAAAAGATGGTATATTCGTTCAAGACAGCTCGTTTAAGTATCCGGTATTTCAAGCCGGATTTAGGATGTGTTTAGGTAAAGAAATGGCACTTATAGAGATAAAAAGTGTTGTTCTTTCTCTTTTTCAACGTTTTGATATCAAATTAGCAACACCATCCGTTCTGACCCCTCGGTTTTCACCAGGGCTCACGGCGACTTTCGCTGGCGGGTTACCTGTTCGGGTTAGTGAAAAGGCAGGACATTTGTTGCCCAAAATAGACAACATGCTATAA